In Nitrospirota bacterium, the genomic window TAAAGTGCAATTTCCGTATCATGCTCTTCAATCTTAAGATCACATCCTGGGGTCAGGCCGAGATTCACCCTGATTTTCTTCGGAATGAGTACCCGTCCAAATTTATCCAGAGTTGTTTTGTATGATAATTTTTTCATATTGGCAATATAGCTTGTAAATTGGCAAAAGTCAAGTCCAGTGGGTTGCCGGTGCA contains:
- a CDS encoding AbrB/MazE/SpoVT family DNA-binding domain-containing protein, with amino-acid sequence MKKLSYKTTLDKFGRVLIPKKIRVNLGLTPGCDLKIEEHDTEIALYPVTEESILVNKEGVMVAKCDAIEQIEGFEKKARLQRLKKLSGVAE